A stretch of DNA from Nerophis ophidion isolate RoL-2023_Sa linkage group LG18, RoL_Noph_v1.0, whole genome shotgun sequence:
ctatggaaaaacaaaaccaggaagtgtaaaacgggaaacaagaatccaaaaacaaaaacataacatgacaaaacaagatccataggtgtgacaggatctctattacaatccccaaagagggcactttaagttgatgattacttctttgtgtagaaatctttatttataattgaatcacttgtttatttttcaacaagtttttagttatttttatatctttttttccaaagagttcaagaaagaccactacaaatgagcaatattttgcactgttttacaatttaataaatcagaaactggtgacatagtgctgtattttacttctttatctctttttttcaaccaaaaatgctttgctctgattaggaggtaattgaattaaaaaaatgtacacagggggtacatcactgaaaaaaggttgagaaacactgatataaggcttttaattttttgcggctccagacagattattttttttaatatttttggtccaatatgactctttcaacattttgagttgctgttggacaggtatttacttaccaacaaagtcaaagagatatctttTAAAATCATTCATCGTTACTACCTTGTAAATTCTGAgatggttagatacaagaagAACATTGATGTtacctttaccatgaattgattaacgtggaccctgacttaaacaagttgaaaaacttattcgggtgttaccatttagtggtcaattgtacggaatatgtactgaaatgtgcaatctactaataaaagtataaataaattaaaaaaaaaactgcaccttttgtaacatccatccagagactgttaaccacttgttttggacttgtgaaagcacTCAATCAttatggcagggcatctgtcacttcatcctggacaataatcatgacaaatttgtgctttgctttaaagatgtgatttttggttttacactgtatgaacaaaaatttgaaaaggaattctacctttgcaacctcattattctattagctaagttttatattcataaatgtaagttcctCAATATCtgacctgtcttttgtgcctttaaaaaatattttgaacttcactttaaaacgctctctacctctaacaacaaaaaagctgtgaaaatgatGATGCTGCAGTTATTAATTTTCTGATGTTAGCTGTGCATGGAGCAGCATTGCTTTTAAATCGTAGCCTAATagattaaatatttatatgtactatatttactgtttgtatatatatatctatatattatatatttactgtatagagtgaattgaccattttctgtttctgcctattgacaatattgttagtttaaaaatacaaggcaatgcatatttataaatatgcattgcctaagctcatgggtgtcaaactctggcccgccgtttaatttcatttggcccttgaggcaatatcaaattaacattagagctggcccgccggtaacaccaaattcaccgctaatactcatacttgccaaccctcctgattttcccgggagactcccgaagtttagtgcccttcccgaaaatctccctgggcaatcattctcccgatttccacctggacaacaatattgggaacgtgccttaaaggcactgcctttagcgtcctctacaatatgtcgtcacgtcctctattatgtgctggccaagtcacataatatatgcggctttcacaaacacatacttgggcaacagccatacaggtcacactgagggtggccatataaacaactttaacattgttaaaaatatgcgccacactgtgaacccacaccaagcaacaatgacaaaacacattttgggagaacacccacaccgtaacacaacataaacacaacagaacaaatacccggcatcccttgcagcacttactcttctggaatgctacaatatacacctcccgctaccaccaaaccccacccacctcatttttatttaatttttgaattcattagcctgtggaaaaagttaatgttgatatttacctcagaaggctgcaaatagaaaagaggcattaattttttttaatttaattttatttaatataccactgatgtttttttgtttgttttttgaaagtttgcACTATTACATTACagtatataagctctgcctgttccatgggaggaagcctgagtacccggagggaacccacgcagtcacggggagaacatgccaactccacacagaaagatcccgagcccgggattgaacccaggattactcaggaccttcgtattgtgaggcagatgcactcaaCCCTGTCCACcctgctgccctatttaagcttgttcaatattcattgcaaaactagtttgggtccctattaaaaggttattttgttcaaccttggcccgcggctttgttcagttttacattttggcccactctgtatttgagtttgacacccctgcctgagCTTATAAACTTAGGCCTATATTGCTGTAGTAGGGCCTAGTAATATATCACTAGGATAAAATACGAAACTAACACTTTTATCCTACAGCAAGAACAGAAGGGATTTTGAAAATAAGATAAACGGGTCCAAAATGGACCCGGGCCGGATGAGCCAGGGTTGTTCTGAGTCCGTTGCTGGTCTGCGGCAGATGTACGTGTGGTATGTGCGGGTCCCAAGCGCACCCGCCGCGGAGGTAAGGTTTTGATCATGGATGCAAAGCGGATCCAGCTCGGAGCCACGGCGGGTCCGCGACCTGCCTCCGTGGCGGATCAGTTCTTGAGGACAGGTGGACCCCGATACGGGTCCGTTCCGGAAAGCGCGATACCTGTTTTTGCTGTGTGGGTGTGTtctaaatttaagttatttaatgaatctgaatgagtcTATGGCTTTGcaccatattatatatatatatatatatatatatatatatatatatatatatatacacatatatataatataatatataatattatatatatatatatatatacatatatataataaaatatataatattatatatatatatatatatttttttttatattatattctatttttgttactttgaatttacaacccctggcgctgttttgtactgtttttataatgttttgtactgttgttgaactattttgattattgtttctcttctgtttgttaatgttgaaatttataaatgaacatttaaaacaaagaaaaaaaagactatccaGTGAATAGTGATGTCTGCGGAAGTAAGATAAGCGGAAGTGACGTAATGCGGCGGATTATggggtaaacaaacaaaggcaacAGCGCGAATAGCagaggtggaaaaaaaaaacaagccgcAATGTCCCGAGGACAAACATGGAGCTGCGAGGAGACCCAGGCGCTGATTGCTGTGTGGTCGGACGACTATGTCTCACAGCTGCTTGCGACAACACACAAGAACATTCACGTTTTTAATTTGTTCAGCGAAAAGATGGCGGCATGGGGATTCAACAGAACGGCGCAACAGTGCCGGATCAAGGTGAAAAAACTGCGACAGCAATATATAAGGGTTCGGGACTCCATAAGGAATAATGGTTGCTTTGGGGACGAGAAGGACAAATTTCCCTGGTACGACCAACTGGACGAAATACTCGGAACAAGCAGTCCCAAGCAGGAGTCTTTACAAGACAACCATGCCGTTGTAACGTCGATTAAAACAGAGCCAGATGATGATCTGTCACAGTGCTCCGTTAGTCAAGATTGGTGCACGAATGGTAAGTCAGGTGTCTTGTAGACATTTTCCAACATAGTTTATTCTGCTGGTTTCACTTCAACGAAATTGCGAATATTCTGCCCACTGACGGTGCCAGGATTGcaccagggctgggcgatatcaaatcaaatttatttataaagcacatttaaaatttaccacagaggtagccaaagtgctgtacaatgggcaggttaaaagataatatgagaaccgagcaaacaaacatgataaaaaataaataaataaaacataaaaacaggttcacagcaggtgtataatggggcgccattgcaggatggatatcactcagtgttaaaagccaaggaataaaagtatgtttttaagagagatttaaaaagagtaaaagaggaggcttgtctaacagtccgaggtaggtcgttccagagcaggggtgcccattacgtcgatcgcgagctaccagtcgaccgcggggggtgtgtcagtcgatctcgagctaggcttttaaaaaaaatagacctaaaaattagtgatcatcaatcttcaccaagacgtcacttaaatgacattcacggtaccggagggtcttgtgagatgacgctggctgctgtaagatcattattattaaaatatgaccgagaggaaggcgagaaacactttttatttcaacagactctcgcgccgtaccttccgtcaaaactctaaaggccgactgcacatttcctatcttcacaataaaagccctgcttcatgctgcctgcgctaactaaatacagagtctcggaaaactggcgtgcacaagcgatccctcagaaagctagcgtgcacatcacttgtgcacgccagctttccgagactcttattttgttagcgcaggcagcatgaagcagggcttttattgtgaagataggaaatgtgcagtcggcctttagagttttgacggaaaggacggcgcgaaagtctgttgaaataaaaagtgtttctcgccttcctctctgtcattttttcataataatgaactggcagcagccagcgtcctctcacaagaccctcgggtgccgtgaatgtcaatcaagcaagctacggaatttgccgccaatgtttttcttgtaaagtgtatggaagctggatgaattagatgccaaaaaccaaccactttcatgtggtattgtacagaaaggacaactttttttctcctccatttgaaaatgtgggcgttatcatcattactgtctgattccaatcaatgcaagtcatcacaatcaggtaatacaccaacttatattcttgtcttcgtgaaagaaagacatctatatgtgttacacatgcttgtattatcattaaacacatttaacttgtttacaaaaatgtctctttcataaataaatataaattatatatataaatgaggtagatcccttcgagttgttcaattgaaaagtagctcgcctgcagaaaaagtgtgggcacccctgttccagagcttgggagcagcagcggcgatatggcctttttattaatatttcgatatttttaggccatgtcacgatacacgatattcaaaccccgtttccatatgagttgggaaattgtgtcagatgtaaatataaacggaatacaatgatttgcaaatcattttcaaaccaagtgaatgcactacaaagacaacatatttgatgttcaaagtaactcataaacttagttttttttgcaaataacaattaacttagaatttcatggctgcaacacgtgccaaagtagttgggaaagggcatgttcaccactgtgttacatcaccttttcttttaacaactgtcaataaacgtttgagaactgaggaaactaattgttgaagctttgaaagtggaattctttcccatttttgttttatgtagagcttcagtcgttaaacagtccgctgtcgtattttacgcttcataatgcggcacgcatttccgatgggagacaggtctgaactgcaggcaggccaagaaagtaaccacactctttctttacgaagccacgctgtggtaacacgtgctgaatgtagcttggcattgtcttgctgaaataagcaggggcgtccataaaaaagacaatgcttagatggcagcatatgttgttccaaaacctgtatgtacctttcagcattaatggtgccttcacagatgtgtaagttacccatgccttgggcactaatgcacccccataccatcacagatgctggcttttgaactttgcgtcgataacagtctggatggttcgcttcccctttggtccggatgacacaatgtcgaatatttccaaaaacaatttgaaatgtggacttgtcagaccacagaacacttttccactttgcatcagttcatcttaaatgatctcgggcccagagaagccagcggcgtttgtggatgttgttgataaatggcttttgcttttcatagtagagctttaacttgcacttacagatgtagcgacaaactgtatttagtgacagtggttttgtgaagcgttcctgagcccatgtggtgatatcctttagagattgatgtctgtttttgatacagtgccgcctgacggatcgaaggtcacggtcattcaatgttggtttccggccatgccgcttacgtggagtgatttctccagattctctgaacctttcaatgatattatggaccgtagatgttgaaatccctaaatgtattgcaattgcactttgagaaacattgttcttaaactgtttgactatttgctcacgcagttctgGACAAATGGGtgtatctcgccccatcctttcttgtgaaagactgagcatttttgggaagctgtttttatacccaatcatggcacccacctgttcccaattagcctgcacacctgtgggatgttccaaataagcgtttgccacctttcccaacttctttgtcaggtgttgctggcatcaagttctaaagttaatgattatttgcaaaaaaaaaatgtttatcagtttgaacatcaaatatgttgtctttgtagcatattcaactgaatacgggttgaaaaggatttgcaaatcattgtattccgtttatatttacatctaacacaatttcccaactcatatggaaacagggtttgtattagcagtaatgctatgtTTTATACCAACGCcgttttggcccacacttgacaaattacagttgtctgttcaacctattcccacttgaagccaaaccaccgccagacgtttGGGAataaattcttccttcatttgttaccatattcgcaccttctttcgccgcgctagcatcacagcaaacgttacccatgctgctacctctctgctccgcgagggcgtatacgtgccTGTGCATCTCATAGATTTATAACATgttcagcaacatggtgatgtattacatgtgcagtgaagtcgacatttctaaaatcagcacacactaacgagccaaggaaaccattttgtatgtttaagggaattataaagcatttaatcatggatGTAGTTATTCGGTACATGTGTAattaagtgtatattgtcttagacaggggtgtcaaactcaaatacagagtgggacaaaatttaaaactgaacaaagccgcgggccaaggttgaacaaattaaccttttaggtggtagcgtgtattgtagtgtccccgaagagttagtgcgtcaaggggttctgggtatttgttctgttgtgttacggtacagatgttctcctgaaatgtgtttgacattcttgtttggtgtgggttcacagtgtggcacatatttgtaacagtgttaaagttgtttatacggccaccctcaagtgtcacctgtatggcggttgaccaagtatgcattgctttCACCtatgagtgtgtataagccgcttacattatgaagctgtttgtatggaggataagcggacgtgttgacaggttttagagaacgttaaaggcagtgcctttaatattgttgtccgggtggaaatcggcagatattcgggagaatggttgcccagggagattttcgggaggggcaccgaacttcggaagtctcccgggaaaatcgggagggttggcaagtatgaatattagcggtgaatgcggtgttacagcggcacagccactgtataataccggtgggccagctctaatgttaatttgatattgcctcgagggccaaatgaaattacatggcgggccaaatttggcccgcgggccagagtttgacacccatgatcttaGACATCACTACACACCACAAGGAGGATgctaaattatgtttttttttagttttcttagtTGCTTTTACGCGCGAGCACGGTCGCGCATGGCTCTGTCTACAAAAATAGAAGCAAGACACGTAAATTAACTTCATGGTTTGACATTAAATAAGGACTAAAACCATAAGATAAGGTTGCACTTTTCTTATGACacagagcaaaaagtcttgcttgttaAATTTGTCCCATCAGGTGGAGGTTCCAGAGCGATCttatccaaaacagctgactgtcatcAGCGCTGGCGGGAGTGTAATTTTTGTTAATGTTGAGTAAAAAGAGCAGCATG
This window harbors:
- the LOC133537575 gene encoding uncharacterized protein LOC133537575 isoform X1, with amino-acid sequence MSRGQTWSCEETQALIAVWSDDYVSQLLATTHKNIHVFNLFSEKMAAWGFNRTAQQCRIKVKKLRQQYIRVRDSIRNNGCFGDEKDKFPWYDQLDEILGTSSPKQESLQDNHAVVTSIKTEPDDDLSQCSVSQDWCTNGSSEIHLGDESTTSSAQSSESPRPEPETNTFRWTVPGAGSKKRKSRVDRFDSFLESYMRQKRQMDEADRRRRDEERAAFETFLRMQQEADERRFKIMQEQQQVNNQLLLQMMGILDQVVKHLKK